One part of the Treponema sp. OMZ 787 genome encodes these proteins:
- a CDS encoding DUF4194 domain-containing protein encodes MREALEQFDISQNDSSILVLPESEIRSMLSVYFKEKTDQTKLYNELTKYLNQAVDLGFLKELHQDQNGRIGDDLIDRKFEVRRILRAKITTEFLSEFKKRLENYNREEK; translated from the coding sequence TTGCGTGAAGCATTGGAACAATTCGACATTTCGCAAAACGATTCTTCTATTTTGGTTTTACCTGAAAGCGAAATCCGCAGTATGCTCTCGGTTTATTTTAAAGAAAAAACCGATCAAACAAAACTCTATAACGAACTTACCAAATATTTGAATCAGGCAGTAGACTTAGGCTTTTTAAAAGAATTGCATCAAGACCAAAACGGAAGAATCGGCGACGATTTAATCGATAGAAAATTTGAAGTACGCAGAATTCTTAGGGCAAAAATCACAACCGAATTCTTATCCGAATTTAAAAAGCGGCTTGAAAATTATAATAGGGAAGAAAAATGA
- a CDS encoding Wadjet anti-phage system protein JetD domain-containing protein gives MISIDEIKKKAENKFLPFLHSIIDEKKFFPLLIPSAKGSVKDAFDERKLEAEKLYKGSKNAKGIGYTVETKTLKTHKQGMQTIIEKIYFETEIDFISFIGKEKETENFKKHLSIVKKQFSNLNAEDIQNDWLNKHLRNLITEVEADYWQNIFRCAIWFLNNPNCNLYLREIPLSVHTKFIEQNTSLIFSVYTVLNKNKDKINSNADIYKRWGVRTPEPFIRFRCLDKDINLKILNEEITSYEAQIPLGAFAKINFNSVEYIFIVENLMVYLTLPPFSKALCIFGSGFAAVNLKENKALNEKKLYYFGDMDEHGFEILSNVRGIFPNVKSFCMDKKTYETFSIFAVRGENSHSKIEDLNLNEEELMLFKFLRERTGRLEQEKISHAFIKSRMEEIFNKANEEEK, from the coding sequence ATGATAAGTATTGATGAAATAAAGAAAAAAGCCGAAAATAAATTTTTACCGTTTTTACACTCGATTATAGATGAAAAAAAATTCTTTCCGCTGCTCATTCCGTCTGCAAAGGGCTCCGTAAAAGATGCCTTCGATGAGAGAAAACTTGAAGCGGAAAAGCTTTATAAGGGCTCAAAGAATGCTAAGGGAATAGGCTATACCGTAGAAACAAAAACCCTTAAAACTCATAAACAAGGAATGCAGACAATAATAGAAAAAATATATTTTGAAACTGAAATCGATTTTATAAGTTTTATAGGAAAAGAAAAAGAAACTGAAAATTTTAAAAAGCATCTTTCCATTGTTAAAAAACAATTTTCAAATTTAAATGCCGAAGATATTCAAAACGATTGGCTAAATAAACATCTGCGTAATCTTATTACCGAGGTTGAAGCCGATTATTGGCAAAACATTTTTCGTTGTGCAATCTGGTTTTTAAATAATCCTAATTGTAATTTGTATCTAAGAGAAATTCCTCTATCGGTACACACAAAATTTATAGAACAAAACACTTCATTGATTTTTTCGGTTTATACAGTCCTAAATAAAAATAAGGATAAGATAAACTCAAATGCAGATATATATAAAAGGTGGGGAGTTCGCACACCCGAACCCTTCATAAGATTCCGCTGCCTCGATAAAGACATAAATTTAAAAATTCTAAACGAAGAAATTACAAGCTATGAAGCTCAAATTCCTTTAGGTGCCTTTGCAAAAATAAATTTTAATTCCGTAGAATATATTTTTATTGTTGAAAATTTAATGGTCTATCTTACACTTCCGCCTTTTAGCAAAGCTCTTTGCATTTTCGGTTCAGGTTTTGCTGCCGTAAACTTAAAAGAAAATAAAGCATTAAACGAAAAAAAATTATACTATTTCGGAGATATGGATGAACACGGCTTTGAAATACTTTCAAATGTACGCGGCATTTTTCCAAATGTAAAATCATTTTGCATGGATAAAAAAACTTATGAAACTTTTTCGATCTTTGCAGTAAGGGGAGAAAATTCTCACTCAAAAATTGAAGACCTTAATCTTAATGAAGAGGAATTAATGCTTTTTAAGTTTTTGCGAGAAAGAACCGGAAGGCTTGAACAAGAAAAAATATCTCATGCCTTTATCAAAAGCCGTATGGAAGAAATTTTTAACAAGGCAAATGAGGAGGAAAAATGA
- a CDS encoding ATP-binding protein has product MMQFELMSEENKSGFYLDFFQVYNWGIFDSNIYTMRCRKKSSLLTGLNGSGKTTLVDAFLSLIVPPRRRFYNQSAGAESKKERDEASYVLGTYGSKRDEEFISSTAKNLRSKDKCFSILFGCFVLGDDQGPVTLMQMRFFSQAGTLQRVYSITRKRLSIEDIQKEVVDLTPHSKWKKIMAEKFNTAFYGDNFSSYSEAFSQLAGLRSDRALYLFSQTVGLKGVGNLNEFIRTHMFEGKNTEAEFEGLVKHYEELSQIYNEIEKAQEQIRLLKEVLEAGKTFELCEKKDLELKEIKNSLQLWYLKTALALIEKKL; this is encoded by the coding sequence ATGATGCAATTTGAATTGATGAGTGAAGAGAATAAAAGCGGCTTTTATTTGGATTTTTTTCAAGTGTATAACTGGGGCATCTTCGATTCGAATATCTACACAATGAGATGCAGAAAAAAATCTTCCCTTCTTACAGGTTTAAACGGCTCAGGAAAAACCACCTTAGTCGATGCTTTTTTGTCGCTCATTGTTCCGCCCCGCCGGAGATTTTATAATCAATCTGCCGGAGCCGAAAGCAAAAAAGAAAGAGATGAGGCAAGCTACGTGCTCGGTACTTACGGAAGCAAGAGGGATGAAGAATTTATTTCGAGTACGGCAAAAAACTTGCGTTCAAAGGATAAGTGTTTTTCCATTCTTTTTGGCTGCTTTGTTCTGGGAGACGATCAGGGACCTGTAACCCTCATGCAGATGAGATTTTTTTCTCAGGCAGGTACCTTGCAAAGGGTTTATTCTATAACAAGAAAAAGGCTTTCTATTGAAGATATTCAAAAAGAAGTTGTAGACCTTACACCCCACAGCAAATGGAAAAAAATCATGGCCGAAAAATTCAATACGGCTTTTTACGGGGATAATTTTTCTTCTTATTCCGAAGCTTTCTCGCAGCTTGCAGGTTTACGCTCCGACAGGGCACTCTATCTTTTTTCGCAAACGGTCGGTTTAAAAGGAGTAGGAAACTTAAACGAGTTTATACGGACACATATGTTCGAGGGAAAAAACACCGAAGCCGAATTTGAAGGATTGGTAAAACATTATGAAGAGCTTTCACAAATTTATAACGAGATTGAAAAAGCACAAGAACAGATACGGCTTTTAAAAGAAGTTTTGGAAGCAGGCAAAACCTTTGAACTTTGCGAAAAGAAGGATTTAGAATTAAAAGAAATTAAAAACAGCTTACAACTTTGGTACTTAAAAACAGCTCTTGCCTTAATCGAAAAAAAATTATAG
- a CDS encoding SbcC/MukB-like Walker B domain-containing protein gives MVLKNSSCLNRKKIIDLNQERLIIENKTTLIGEEIKKIDFDLDSVKSAIQKNSTSIRLTSVEHKIDINERELKIRREKIRDYELCAEVLSLETPQTEKKFNENLKLLPELKKELTKKENILFNSILELNVLNKDTKNELTELTEELESLSKRNTNIPSQNIRIRDEICEGINCSQRELTFAGELLQVLKSESHWEGAIEKLLHHFALCLLAPENLYSKVNAYAAKNNLKGRLVYLKTDEKPQLKNFIPQSNSLISKLEINRKHELADWIESYIGDNFDYICTDNMEEFNHAAKAITSSGLIKAKIRHEKDDRPQRSGTQSFVLGWDNIQKRRELSFRLDKLKTEIEKNTEKLNKYKIKQDEIKNKLIILENLSKLTIWDEIDVQKYAAALNASHEEKVKLLKDDKELNQLEERLKLLKEERQSKETELSELTQEKGRLEQQLADINLKQERMQIQFNEHYSNKDNEEIETLVLNFEKYFKINKGFENLDILDTTKENFSSTLEKETEKSEQSLKIIPYSKNPPTYIKLEHRFTNDIQIKEFQGLLLAAIPDSASIFNKEASSEFEDFKKIKTLISYLKENDQRRKKVLDVRQWFIFAAIEYYQNDNTQKQYYEDSASLSGGEKSKLTYTILASAIAFQFGITSGSPRSLRLVIIDEVFSKVDIDNSCYAMELFKEIGLQMILVTPMDKINIVEDDISSMHITEKKNDNTSRLLEITIERYKQEKRGLS, from the coding sequence TTGGTACTTAAAAACAGCTCTTGCCTTAATCGAAAAAAAATTATAGATTTAAACCAAGAAAGACTGATAATCGAAAACAAGACAACTTTAATAGGAGAAGAAATAAAAAAGATAGACTTCGATCTCGACTCCGTAAAATCGGCAATTCAAAAAAATTCTACTTCGATACGCCTTACATCAGTGGAACACAAAATAGATATTAACGAGAGGGAGTTAAAAATACGCAGAGAAAAAATACGGGACTATGAGCTTTGCGCTGAAGTTCTTTCTTTGGAAACTCCCCAAACAGAAAAAAAGTTTAATGAAAACTTAAAACTTTTACCGGAATTAAAAAAAGAACTTACAAAAAAAGAAAATATCTTATTTAATTCTATTCTTGAGCTTAATGTTTTAAACAAAGACACGAAAAATGAACTTACGGAACTTACCGAAGAACTTGAATCTTTGAGCAAGCGGAATACAAATATTCCCTCTCAAAATATCAGAATACGGGATGAAATTTGTGAAGGTATTAATTGTTCCCAACGGGAACTTACCTTTGCAGGAGAACTTTTACAAGTATTAAAAAGCGAATCCCATTGGGAAGGGGCAATAGAAAAGCTCCTCCATCATTTTGCCCTCTGCCTTTTAGCGCCTGAAAATCTTTATTCAAAGGTAAATGCCTATGCCGCAAAAAATAATTTAAAAGGAAGACTGGTCTATTTAAAAACCGATGAAAAACCTCAGCTTAAAAATTTTATACCGCAAAGCAACTCCCTTATTTCCAAACTTGAAATAAACAGAAAGCATGAACTTGCAGATTGGATTGAAAGCTATATCGGAGATAATTTTGATTATATCTGCACCGATAATATGGAAGAGTTTAACCATGCAGCAAAGGCAATAACTTCAAGCGGTTTAATTAAGGCAAAGATAAGGCATGAAAAAGACGACAGGCCTCAGCGTTCCGGGACTCAATCATTTGTCTTAGGCTGGGACAATATCCAAAAACGAAGAGAACTTTCCTTTAGATTGGATAAACTTAAAACCGAAATTGAAAAAAATACCGAAAAATTAAATAAATATAAAATAAAACAAGACGAAATAAAGAACAAGCTTATCATCTTAGAAAATTTATCTAAGCTTACTATTTGGGATGAGATCGATGTTCAAAAATATGCTGCAGCCCTTAATGCAAGCCATGAAGAAAAAGTTAAACTATTAAAAGATGATAAGGAACTCAATCAGCTTGAAGAAAGACTCAAACTTTTAAAAGAGGAAAGGCAGTCAAAGGAGACTGAACTTTCCGAGCTTACACAGGAAAAGGGAAGACTGGAACAGCAGCTTGCAGATATAAACTTAAAACAAGAAAGGATGCAAATTCAATTTAACGAACACTATTCGAATAAAGACAATGAAGAAATAGAAACCTTGGTTTTAAATTTTGAAAAATATTTTAAAATCAACAAGGGGTTTGAAAACTTAGATATCCTCGACACGACAAAAGAAAATTTTTCATCTACCCTTGAAAAAGAAACGGAAAAATCGGAACAAAGTTTAAAGATAATCCCTTACAGTAAAAATCCTCCGACCTATATAAAACTGGAACACCGTTTTACAAATGATATTCAAATAAAAGAATTTCAAGGCCTCTTATTAGCCGCCATCCCCGACTCAGCCTCTATATTTAACAAGGAAGCATCATCGGAGTTTGAAGATTTTAAAAAGATAAAAACATTGATTTCATATTTAAAAGAAAACGATCAAAGGCGGAAAAAAGTTCTTGATGTCCGCCAATGGTTTATATTTGCAGCAATAGAATATTACCAAAACGATAATACTCAAAAACAATACTATGAAGATTCCGCCAGTTTATCGGGAGGCGAAAAATCCAAACTCACCTATACAATTTTGGCTTCGGCCATAGCCTTTCAATTCGGAATAACAAGCGGCTCACCCCGTTCTCTCCGTTTGGTAATTATAGATGAGGTATTCAGCAAGGTCGATATTGATAATTCTTGTTATGCGATGGAACTTTTTAAGGAAATAGGCTTACAGATGATCTTGGTAACACCTATGGATAAGATAAACATTGTCGAAGATGATATCTCTTCAATGCACATTACAGAAAAGAAAAACGATAATACTTCCCGTCTGCTTGAAATAACAATCGAGCGGTACAAGCAAGAAAAGAGGGGCTTAAGTTAA